One Kitasatospora sp. NBC_01266 genomic window carries:
- a CDS encoding MFS transporter, which yields MRKWIPLAAICLGAFMLLVDVSIVNVALPKMSADLHSSFTSLQWVVDIYALVLAALLMALGSLGDRLGHRRLYLGGLVVFAAASLTCALAPDAAVLIASRAAQGIGGAAMMTSTTALLNGAYQGRDRGTAFGIWGAVNGAAAAVGPVLGGLLTDQFGWRSIFMVNVPVAVLALVMTTGYLKGGTGVARGRLDLAGALSFTVFAGALTYGLIESGDKGWGSAIVLGSVAVSVLALVVFVLAELRGGRGGHPLLDLGLLRNRTFLGLVLGGLLLTAAAFAQLTYTSLWLQQVLDLSPLNAGLAVCPLALAAFVVALVSGKVTHRLAPQLPIGIGLLLIGGGTLLLGLVSAGSDWSALLPGLLVSGVGVGMSTPQLMATALAAVPRERAGMASGAINTARQLGYALGIALLGTIFQNRVREFTGHAAGRPDLHAAFAAGLDRVFLVAGCTGLVAGVLVLALVRRSPAPAWGGVPAQAQAPGQAPVDAVAKS from the coding sequence GTGCGCAAGTGGATACCCCTGGCGGCGATCTGCCTGGGCGCGTTCATGCTGCTGGTCGACGTCAGCATCGTCAACGTCGCACTGCCCAAGATGTCCGCCGACCTGCACTCGTCCTTCACCTCCCTGCAGTGGGTGGTGGACATCTACGCCCTGGTGCTGGCCGCGCTGCTGATGGCGCTCGGCTCGCTGGGCGACCGGCTGGGCCACCGGCGGCTCTACCTCGGCGGGCTGGTCGTCTTCGCCGCCGCGTCGCTGACCTGCGCGCTCGCGCCGGACGCGGCCGTCCTGATCGCCTCCCGGGCGGCCCAGGGGATCGGCGGCGCCGCCATGATGACCTCGACCACCGCGCTGCTGAACGGTGCCTACCAGGGCCGGGACCGGGGCACCGCCTTCGGGATATGGGGCGCGGTCAACGGGGCCGCGGCTGCCGTCGGGCCGGTGCTCGGCGGGCTGCTCACCGACCAGTTCGGCTGGCGCTCGATCTTCATGGTCAACGTTCCGGTGGCGGTACTCGCGCTGGTGATGACCACCGGCTACCTCAAGGGCGGCACGGGCGTGGCGCGCGGCCGGCTCGACCTGGCCGGTGCGCTGAGCTTCACCGTGTTCGCCGGCGCGCTGACCTACGGGCTGATCGAGAGCGGCGACAAGGGCTGGGGCAGCGCCATCGTGCTCGGCTCGGTCGCGGTGAGCGTGCTGGCGCTGGTCGTCTTCGTGCTGGCCGAGCTGCGCGGCGGCCGGGGCGGGCACCCGCTGCTCGACCTGGGCCTGCTGCGCAACCGCACCTTCCTCGGTCTGGTCCTGGGCGGCCTGCTGCTCACCGCCGCCGCCTTCGCCCAGCTCACCTACACCTCGCTCTGGCTGCAGCAGGTGCTGGACCTCAGCCCGCTCAACGCGGGTCTGGCGGTCTGCCCGCTGGCCCTGGCCGCCTTCGTGGTCGCGCTGGTCAGCGGAAAGGTGACGCACCGGCTGGCGCCGCAGCTGCCGATCGGCATCGGGCTGCTGCTGATCGGCGGCGGCACCCTGCTGCTCGGGCTGGTCTCGGCCGGCTCCGACTGGTCCGCGCTGCTGCCGGGCCTGCTGGTGAGCGGGGTCGGCGTCGGGATGTCCACGCCGCAGCTGATGGCCACCGCGCTGGCGGCGGTGCCGCGCGAGCGGGCCGGGATGGCCAGCGGTGCGATCAACACCGCGCGGCAGCTGGGCTACGCACTGGGCATCGCGCTGCTCGGCACCATCTTCCAGAACCGGGTGCGGGAGTTCACCGGGCACGCGGCGGGTCGCCCCGACCTGCACGCGGCCTTCGCGGCCGGGCTCGACCGGGTCTTCCTGGTGGCC
- a CDS encoding Lrp/AsnC family transcriptional regulator, protein MDSDTFDELDRQLVHALQLNARAPFSRLASVLGVSDQTVARRYTRLRGGNWIRVLGLTHPEALGEVRWHVRVQCTPDAAGAVAEALARREDTCWVTLNSGGTEINCSTRAHPTQSDDSLLLQRLPRTPSVVGVTAHCVMHTFFGGAQSLVVKSGTLTGRQVAALTAEAPAERPTAAPPTLDEADRRLLDALAVDGRAPLAELAALTGWSASTVRRRMDELTGCGVLYFDLDVDWRIFQVRTHTCLWLSVAPAELAATGAALAGYPEVAYACATTGPTNLHAVVLTRDVQELYGFLTSRIASLPAVRHLETAPTIRVVKGPGPFTLPPRRR, encoded by the coding sequence ATGGATTCCGACACCTTCGACGAGCTGGACCGTCAGCTCGTCCACGCCCTGCAACTGAACGCCCGCGCGCCGTTCAGCCGACTCGCGTCGGTGCTGGGCGTCTCGGACCAGACCGTGGCGCGGCGCTACACAAGGCTGCGCGGCGGGAACTGGATCCGGGTGCTGGGACTGACCCACCCCGAGGCGCTGGGCGAGGTGCGCTGGCACGTGCGGGTGCAGTGCACGCCGGACGCCGCCGGCGCGGTCGCCGAGGCGCTGGCCCGCCGTGAGGACACCTGCTGGGTGACGCTCAACTCGGGCGGCACCGAGATCAACTGCTCCACCCGGGCGCACCCCACCCAGAGCGACGACTCGCTGCTGCTGCAACGCCTGCCGCGCACCCCCAGCGTGGTGGGCGTCACCGCGCACTGCGTCATGCACACCTTCTTCGGCGGGGCGCAGAGCCTGGTGGTGAAGAGCGGCACGCTCACCGGGCGGCAGGTGGCCGCGCTGACCGCCGAAGCACCCGCCGAGCGGCCCACCGCGGCGCCACCGACGCTGGACGAGGCGGACCGGCGGCTGCTCGACGCGCTGGCCGTCGACGGCCGGGCGCCGCTGGCCGAACTGGCCGCCCTCACCGGCTGGTCGGCGAGCACGGTGCGGCGCCGGATGGACGAGCTGACCGGCTGCGGGGTGCTCTACTTCGACCTCGACGTGGACTGGCGGATCTTCCAGGTGCGCACCCACACCTGCCTCTGGCTCTCCGTGGCTCCCGCCGAACTGGCCGCCACCGGGGCCGCGCTGGCCGGCTACCCGGAGGTGGCGTACGCCTGCGCGACCACCGGGCCGACCAACCTGCACGCCGTGGTGCTGACCCGGGACGTCCAGGAGCTCTACGGCTTCCTGACCTCCCGGATCGCCTCGCTGCCGGCGGTACGGCACCTGGAGACCGCCCCGACGATCCGCGTCGTCAAGGGCCCGGGACCGTTCACGCTGCCGCCCCGCCGGCGCTAG
- a CDS encoding ATP-binding protein → MDIWWTLHLKRELASVPLARRFLLGTMESAGVDPQIAHDLGLALTEACANAVEHAGAVRGDGFQVTAALDGDLLRIEVIDSGPGLPAAPHLVPAHRALPPLPALPALPALPVAHPHARPRRRRGRATLPGPAAPGPARRTRPSAYDTHVLPPGRPHPALLRLPDPDALPDLTAESGRGLFLIRALTDHVRLQNHPQRGAIVSFDKVLKRPALRVAS, encoded by the coding sequence GTGGACATCTGGTGGACTCTGCACCTCAAGCGCGAGCTGGCGAGCGTTCCGCTGGCCCGGCGCTTCCTGCTCGGCACCATGGAGAGCGCCGGGGTCGATCCGCAGATCGCCCACGATCTCGGCCTCGCGCTGACCGAGGCCTGCGCGAACGCGGTGGAGCACGCGGGCGCGGTCCGCGGCGACGGCTTCCAGGTCACCGCCGCACTCGACGGCGACCTGCTGCGGATCGAGGTGATCGACTCCGGCCCCGGCCTGCCCGCCGCCCCGCACCTGGTGCCGGCCCATCGCGCGCTGCCTCCGCTGCCCGCCCTGCCCGCCCTGCCCGCGTTGCCCGTCGCGCACCCGCACGCCCGCCCGCGCCGCCGCCGGGGCCGGGCCACCCTGCCGGGTCCCGCCGCGCCGGGCCCCGCCCGTCGCACCCGCCCCTCCGCCTACGACACCCATGTGCTCCCCCCGGGCCGCCCGCACCCCGCCCTGCTCCGGCTGCCCGACCCGGACGCCCTGCCCGACCTGACCGCCGAGTCAGGCCGCGGCCTCTTCCTGATCCGCGCCCTGACCGACCACGTCCGGCTGCAGAACCACCCGCAGCGCGGTGCGATCGTCAGCTTCGACAAGGTGCTGAAGCGCCCGGCCCTGCGGGTGGCGTCGTAG
- a CDS encoding YcnI family copper-binding membrane protein, protein MRSLPARRSVTAVVLAAGAVLATAVPAFAHVTVQPNTAQQGGYTAVAFRVPDESATASTVKLEVTVPTDHPIASVSTQPVPGWSATVDKTPLTTPVKTDDGDSVTAAVSKITWTADATGKVGPGQFQEFKISFGPLPKDTDKLVFKALQTYDDGTVVRWIDEAKPGQPEPQHPAPTLTLTPAANAAPAAALNVAPTTTAAAKSDDGTARTLGVVGIVVGVVGAGLGAAGLRRRSGTPSA, encoded by the coding sequence ATGCGTTCGCTTCCCGCCCGCCGTTCCGTCACCGCCGTCGTGCTCGCGGCCGGCGCCGTGCTGGCCACCGCCGTCCCCGCCTTCGCGCACGTCACCGTGCAGCCGAACACCGCCCAGCAGGGCGGCTACACCGCTGTCGCGTTCCGGGTGCCGGACGAGAGCGCCACGGCGAGCACGGTGAAGCTTGAAGTCACCGTGCCCACCGATCACCCGATCGCCTCGGTGTCCACCCAGCCGGTGCCCGGCTGGAGCGCCACCGTCGACAAGACCCCGCTGACCACTCCGGTGAAGACCGACGACGGCGACTCGGTCACCGCCGCGGTCAGCAAGATCACCTGGACCGCCGACGCCACCGGCAAGGTCGGTCCCGGCCAGTTCCAGGAGTTCAAGATCTCCTTCGGTCCGCTGCCCAAGGACACCGACAAGCTGGTGTTCAAGGCGCTGCAGACCTACGACGACGGCACCGTGGTGCGCTGGATCGACGAGGCCAAGCCCGGCCAGCCCGAGCCCCAGCACCCCGCCCCGACGCTGACCCTCACCCCCGCCGCGAACGCCGCCCCGGCCGCCGCGCTGAACGTGGCGCCCACCACCACCGCCGCGGCCAAGTCCGACGACGGCACCGCCCGCACCCTGGGCGTGGTCGGCATCGTGGTCGGCGTGGTCGGCGCCGGACTCGGCGCGGCCGGCCTGCGCCGCCGGAGCGGCACCCCGTCCGCCTAG
- a CDS encoding SCO family protein — protein MKLPSSRRRAAAAAALALTAALALTACGSGTAKSAGAAAVVSQEAQNSPYQGTVLAQHFDKPDLVLPDTSGQPFDLRQQTAGKTTLLFFGYTSCPDVCPTTMGDIGVAMQKLPADQQAKINVVFVSTDPQVDTPKVLRTWLDSFDKNFIGLTGDLTKVKAAAASLGILVEDPVVNKDGTVTSSHGAQVLAFMPSDNKAHLVYLSDTSVAAFEHDLPLLAKGVAA, from the coding sequence ATGAAGCTCCCCTCCTCCCGCCGCCGGGCCGCCGCTGCCGCCGCCCTCGCGCTGACCGCCGCGCTGGCCCTGACCGCCTGCGGCTCGGGCACCGCCAAGAGCGCCGGCGCGGCGGCCGTGGTCTCCCAGGAGGCCCAGAACTCGCCCTACCAGGGCACCGTGCTGGCCCAGCACTTCGACAAGCCCGACCTGGTGCTGCCCGACACCAGCGGCCAGCCCTTCGACCTGCGCCAGCAGACCGCCGGGAAGACCACGCTGCTCTTCTTCGGCTACACCAGCTGCCCGGACGTCTGCCCGACCACCATGGGCGACATCGGCGTGGCGATGCAGAAGCTGCCCGCCGACCAGCAGGCCAAGATCAACGTGGTCTTCGTCTCCACCGACCCGCAGGTCGACACCCCCAAGGTGCTGCGGACCTGGCTGGACTCCTTCGACAAGAACTTCATCGGGCTGACCGGCGACCTGACCAAGGTCAAGGCCGCCGCGGCGAGCTTGGGCATCCTGGTCGAGGACCCGGTGGTCAACAAGGACGGCACGGTCACCTCCTCGCACGGCGCCCAGGTGCTGGCCTTCATGCCCTCCGACAACAAGGCCCACCTGGTGTACCTGAGCGACACCTCGGTGGCCGCCTTCGAGCACGACCTGCCGCTGCTCGCCAAGGGGGTGGCGGCCTGA
- a CDS encoding copper chaperone PCu(A)C: MPASLEFRRAALVGAGLAAALTASAIVVACGGGSGHAASAKLSVTDSYIPLPAGASSADSMAAGYLTVHNTGGASDTLVRVSSPGAGSVSMHQSTETTMQEVDSLAVPADGTLQLSRGGTHLMIMGWQKPPAVGDQLELDLTFAHSGTITVEVPVKPLTYRPGS; this comes from the coding sequence ATGCCCGCCTCCCTGGAGTTCCGCCGCGCCGCGCTGGTCGGCGCGGGCCTGGCCGCCGCGCTGACCGCCAGCGCCATCGTGGTCGCCTGCGGGGGCGGCAGCGGGCACGCCGCGAGCGCCAAGCTCAGCGTCACCGACTCCTACATCCCGCTGCCCGCCGGCGCGAGCAGCGCGGACAGCATGGCGGCCGGGTACCTGACGGTCCACAACACCGGCGGCGCCTCCGACACCCTGGTGCGGGTGAGCAGTCCCGGGGCAGGATCGGTGAGCATGCACCAGTCCACCGAGACCACCATGCAGGAGGTGGACAGCCTGGCGGTGCCGGCCGACGGCACCCTGCAGCTGAGCCGCGGCGGCACCCACCTGATGATCATGGGCTGGCAGAAGCCGCCCGCCGTCGGCGACCAGCTGGAGCTGGACCTGACCTTCGCACACAGTGGCACCATCACCGTCGAAGTGCCGGTGAAACCCCTCACCTACCGTCCCGGGAGCTGA
- a CDS encoding copper resistance CopC/CopD family protein, translating into MLLRKARTWLATAGALLILLIGNASPAAAHAALLQTDPAQNSVVATEPAAVTLTFSEGVSLFSDSVRVLDPAGKPIDLGNPGHADGKEDTASVGLRPGLGNGTYTVAWRVVSADTHVVGGAFTFSIGTASDTSVSTAQIQGAQVNGTVSALYGIGRGVAYGAFALLVGVAAFVLLCWPRGAQTRSVQRLLMGGWVGLLAATVAVLLLRGPYEQATGLGQALNLSLVRGTLDERLGTALAARLLLLAAGGVFLSLLVGQLGQQEGPDERLLAPTGDPEEDELRRLERRAAERPLREAQLALGAGGALLALGLAATWAAADHAAVGIQVWVALPFDMLHLIAMACWLGGLVALLFALRDGAGASAAERFSRVAMVSVAALVATGVYQAWRGVGSWGALVDTEYGRLLLIKVGLVLLMLAAAWFSRRWTARLRADAGAVAVAVAAAERAQEVDQVDVRVAATVGEASDAAAEAGADAAADPTRQAQLARQRAAVTAAGVRRAQDGTPAQAGLRRSVLIEAVVAIGVLVVTTLLTNSPPGRVAAQVTAAGTSTAGAPAPSAGARTVELKLAYDTGGTEEGAKGTATLTVNPATAGANQLTLLVTDTAGKPVDVPETQLSFTLPDRDLGPLPVTLTKSGTGRWSGTAQIPLAGEWVAAVVVRSSDIDQDTETKQLTIGG; encoded by the coding sequence ATGCTGCTGCGCAAAGCCCGGACCTGGCTCGCCACCGCCGGAGCCCTGCTGATCCTGCTGATCGGCAATGCCTCCCCGGCCGCCGCGCACGCGGCACTGCTGCAGACCGACCCCGCGCAGAACTCGGTGGTGGCCACCGAGCCGGCCGCCGTGACGCTGACCTTCAGCGAGGGCGTGTCGCTGTTCAGCGACTCGGTCCGGGTGCTCGACCCGGCCGGCAAGCCGATCGACCTCGGCAACCCGGGGCACGCCGACGGCAAGGAGGACACCGCCTCAGTCGGGCTGCGGCCCGGCCTCGGCAACGGCACCTACACGGTGGCCTGGCGGGTCGTCTCGGCGGACACCCACGTGGTCGGCGGCGCCTTCACCTTCTCGATCGGCACGGCCTCGGACACCTCGGTCTCCACCGCGCAGATCCAGGGCGCCCAGGTGAACGGAACGGTCTCCGCGCTGTACGGGATCGGGCGCGGCGTGGCGTACGGGGCGTTCGCGCTGCTGGTCGGGGTGGCGGCCTTCGTGCTGCTCTGCTGGCCGCGCGGGGCCCAGACCCGCTCGGTGCAGCGGCTGCTGATGGGCGGCTGGGTCGGCCTGCTCGCGGCCACCGTCGCGGTGCTGCTGCTGCGCGGCCCGTACGAGCAGGCCACCGGGCTCGGCCAGGCGCTGAACCTGTCGCTGGTGCGCGGCACGCTGGACGAGCGGCTGGGCACCGCGCTGGCCGCCCGGCTGCTGCTGCTGGCCGCCGGCGGGGTCTTCCTGTCGCTGCTGGTCGGGCAGTTGGGGCAGCAGGAGGGCCCCGACGAGCGGCTGCTCGCGCCGACCGGCGACCCGGAGGAGGACGAGCTGCGCCGACTGGAGCGGCGGGCCGCCGAACGGCCGCTGCGCGAGGCGCAGCTGGCGCTCGGCGCGGGCGGGGCGCTGCTCGCGCTGGGGCTGGCGGCCACCTGGGCGGCGGCCGACCACGCGGCGGTCGGGATCCAGGTCTGGGTCGCGCTGCCGTTCGACATGCTGCACCTGATCGCGATGGCCTGCTGGCTGGGCGGCCTGGTCGCCCTGCTGTTCGCGCTGCGGGACGGGGCCGGGGCGAGCGCGGCCGAGCGGTTCTCCAGGGTCGCGATGGTCTCGGTGGCCGCGCTGGTGGCGACCGGCGTCTACCAGGCCTGGCGGGGCGTCGGCTCCTGGGGCGCGCTGGTGGACACCGAGTACGGGCGGCTGCTGCTGATCAAGGTCGGCCTGGTGCTGCTGATGCTGGCCGCGGCCTGGTTCTCGCGGCGCTGGACGGCACGGCTGCGGGCGGACGCGGGGGCGGTGGCGGTGGCGGTGGCGGCTGCCGAGCGGGCGCAGGAAGTCGATCAGGTCGACGTCCGGGTCGCGGCCACGGTCGGCGAGGCGTCGGACGCGGCTGCCGAGGCCGGGGCCGACGCCGCGGCCGACCCGACGCGGCAGGCCCAGCTGGCCCGGCAGCGGGCCGCGGTGACGGCGGCCGGGGTGCGCCGGGCCCAGGACGGCACGCCGGCCCAGGCCGGGCTGCGGCGCTCGGTGCTGATCGAGGCGGTGGTGGCGATCGGCGTGCTGGTGGTCACCACGCTGCTGACCAACTCGCCGCCCGGACGGGTGGCGGCCCAGGTCACCGCCGCCGGCACGAGCACCGCCGGCGCCCCCGCGCCCAGCGCGGGCGCCCGCACCGTGGAGCTCAAGCTGGCCTACGACACCGGTGGCACCGAGGAGGGCGCCAAGGGCACCGCGACGCTCACCGTCAACCCGGCCACCGCCGGCGCCAACCAGCTGACCCTGCTGGTCACCGACACCGCCGGCAAGCCGGTGGACGTGCCCGAGACCCAGCTCTCCTTCACGCTGCCCGACCGCGACCTCGGCCCGCTGCCGGTGACGCTGACCAAGTCCGGCACCGGCCGTTGGAGCGGCACGGCGCAGATCCCGCTGGCCGGTGAGTGGGTCGCGGCGGTGGTCGTCCGGTCCTCGGACATCGACCAGGACACCGAGACCAAGCAACTGACGATCGGCGGCTGA